In the Choloepus didactylus isolate mChoDid1 chromosome 5, mChoDid1.pri, whole genome shotgun sequence genome, one interval contains:
- the LOC119534372 gene encoding 26S proteasome non-ATPase regulatory subunit 10-like: MERCVSNLMVCNLAYTGKLEELKEKILADKSLVTQTDQDSRTALHWACSAGHTEIVEFLLELGVPVNDKDDAGWTPLHIAASAGRDEIVKTLLGKGAQVNAVNQNGCTPLHYAASKNRHKIAVMLLEGGANPDAKDHFEATAMHQAAAKGNLKMIHILLCYKASTNIQDTEGNTPLHLACDEERVEEAKLLVSKGASIYMENKEEKTPLQVAKSGLGLILKRMVEG, encoded by the coding sequence ATGGAGCGGTGTGTGTCTAACCTGATGGTCTGCAATCTGGCCTACACTGGAAAGCTGGAGGAGTTGAAGGAGAAGATCCTGGCCGATAAATCCTTGGTTACCCAAACTGACCAGGACAGCAGAACTGCATTGCATTGGGCATGCTCAGCAGGACATACAGAAATTGTTGAATTCTTGCTGGAGCTTGGAGTGCCAGTGAATGATAAAGATGATGCAGGCTGGACTCCTCTTCATATTGCTGCTTCTGCTGGCCGGGATGAGATTGTAAAAACCCTTCTGGGAAAAGGTGCTCAAGTGAATGCTGTCAATCAAAATGGCTGTACTCCTCTGCATTATGCAGCTTCCAAAAACAGGCATAAGATCGCTGTTATGTTACTAGAAGGTGGGGCTAATCCAGATGCTAAGGACCATTTTGAGGCTACCGCAATGCACCAGGCAGCAGCCAAGGGTAACTTgaagatgattcatatccttctgTGCTACAAAGCGTCCACAAACATCCAAGATACTGAGGGTAACACTCCTCTACACTTAGCCTGTGATGAGGAGAGAGTGGAAGAAGCAAAACTGCTGGTGTCCAAAGGAGCAAGTATTTACatggagaataaagaagaaaagacaccCTTGCAAGTGGCCAAAAGTGGCCTGGGTTTAATACTCAAGAGAATGGTGGAAGGTTAA